A stretch of Balaenoptera ricei isolate mBalRic1 chromosome 9, mBalRic1.hap2, whole genome shotgun sequence DNA encodes these proteins:
- the STRA8 gene encoding stimulated by retinoic acid gene 8 protein homolog — protein sequence METSGEDNNPSGRETPRPPAQLQKVEPRVARRRLSQARHRATLAALFSSLSKIVYSHSDLTASKWQVLNKAKNHIQELEQTLDNLLKLKESFNLEDGNVNSLEEVREEYASMYSRNPSLVLNTVLQKGSDTWCSIEAVGKEFEEEEEEEEEDQEEEEEDEEEQEEEEEKKVELLNSPVTLLPDLLEFERYLNFYKQTMDLLTGNGIVSSQDVTLPIVSAAISHLWQTLSEESKASLLQGWAQKHSGLLGLAGACQEPACAEGSVKDSGVESQGASCSLVSTPEEILFEDAFDVASFRDKSEAPSTSSSSSVLAVCNPENPEEKFQLYMQIVNFFKGLCCVNTQFKQEPDLPVDDEMIMLRCMETFDDEDL from the exons ATGGAGACCTCTGGAGAAGACAACAACCCCAGTGGCAGAGAAACGCCCCGGCCCCCGGCACAGCTGCAGAAGGTCGAGCCGCGCGTGGCCCGCAGACGCCTGTCCCAGGCCCGCCACCGAGCCACCCTGGCAGCCCTCTTCAGCAGCCTCAGCAAGATCGTTTACTCCCACTCCGATCTCACAGCCTCAAAG TGGCAGGTTTTGAATAAGGCGAAGAATCATATTCAGGAACTGGAACAAACCTTGGATAATCTGCTGAAGCTGAAAG AATCCTTCAACCTGGAGGATGGGAATGTAAACAGCTTAGAGGAGGTCAGGGAAGAATATGCCAGCATGTACTCCAGAAATCCCAG TCTGGTGTTAAATACAGTTCTTCAGAAAGGTTCCGACACCTGGTGCTCAATCGAGGCAGTCGGGAAGGAgtttgaggaggaagaagaggaggaggaggaggaccaggaagaggaggaagaggatgaggaagagcaggaggaggaagaggagaaaaaagtgGAGCTCTTAAACTCCCCAGTCACCTTGCTGCCAGACCTCTTGGAATTTGAACG GTACCTCAACTTTTACAAGCAGACGATGGACCTTCTGACCGGGAACGGGATCGTCTCCTCGCAGGACGTGACCCTCCCCATCGTGTCTGCGGCCATCTCCCACCTGTGGCAGACCCTCTCCGAGGAGAGTAAGGCCAGCCTCCTGCAGGGCTGGGCGCAGAAGCACAGCGGCCTCCTGGGCCTCGCGGGGGCCTGTCAGGAGCCGGCCTGCGCCGAGGGCAGCGTGAAGGACAGCGGCGTGGAAAGCCAGGGGGCCAGCTGCTCGCTCGTCTCCACCCCCGAGGAG ATCCTTTTTGAAGATGCCTTCGATGTGGCAAGTTTCCGGGACAAAAGTGAGGCTCCAAGTACATCTAGCTCCAG TTCCGTGCTGGCTGTCTGCAACCCAGAAAATCCCGAGGAGAAGTTTCAGCTCTACATGCAGATcgtcaatttttttaaaggccttTGCTGTGTTAACACTCAGTTCAAACAG GAACCAGACCTTCCCGTCGACGATGAGATGATAATGTTGAGGTGCATGGAGACGTTTGACGATGAAGATCTGTGA